The stretch of DNA TACTTGTAGATCCATCTATACATTGTAGAGCCAGTAAAGTAAATGGATCTAATTGTCTGCCGCGTGCGTTGTGTTCGTGGGCGTGAGGGATTAATTATGTTGTAACTTGCAAGATCCTTCCATTTCCGTCTCCGGCCTGAAATTTCAAGCTGGCTTCATTAGGTCGTTCTTGGCATTCGGAAATTCTGTGATTTTGAAGTAGAAACCTACTAGTACATCACATTATTTATTTAGTGCTGAAGATACGGAGGCCAACACAGACAATATGCCTTGCATAGTATATAAGGCGATCATGTCTTTACATTTGTTCGTAACAAGTGGAGTTGGGTATTAGCTACAACTATACAATCCTAAATACTGTTGCCCATGTGGATACAGTAAGGTAGCAGAATAGTATGGTTAGTCTATTTATACCACAGTAAAAATAAAGTAAGGTTTTAAACCAATTTGATGTTGTAGTGCTGTGTTGCACAATCTAGTTCGTAAGATAATCTGTCCATTTTTACCTGCAAACCAGTGTCACCATTGGAACCTATTACTAAAATAAGGGATATTTTTACCATAGTAAGTTACTTCGTTTATAGTTATATAAGTTACTAATTGGTAAATGGACTAAATCTTTAGCTTATAAGCCACATAAATGTTTGAAGTGGCATTTATTTGTTTATGAACATTATTTTATATCAGAACCCTTGACACTTTATTTCTTCAACCTCATTGCAGAGCTGGCACTTTAAGCTATGCTTGCCAGGATAACCGTGTTCTTCAAATCAGTGATGGAACGGGGGGCAAGAAAAAAGTGGTTATACTTGGAACTGGTTGGGCAGGtgcaagtttcttgagaaataTCGACACTTCTTTGTATGATGTCCATGTGGTATCACCTCGCAACTATTTTATGTTCACTCCTCTGTTGCCGAGTGTGACATGTGGCACGGTTGAAGCACGCAGTATTGTGGAGCCAATTCGCAATATTGTGAGAAAGGTACTGTTTTGATAGTATAGTACATATGTGGGTCTTACTTTTCTATTCTGCATCATTTTGTATCTTCCTAGTATGTTGTACCTTATAGGCAAGTAAAATTGTACTAGTTTGACCAATACCATTGATATATCTGAAGTGTTGGCACGGTAAACTTGTGTATTTTGCAGAGAGGTGGTGCATTCAGATTCTGGGAAGCAGAGTGCTACAAGATTGATCCAAAAAGCAAGAAGATCCACTGCAAATCAGGTGATGGAACCAATGCTGACGCCAATGGGGAGTTTGTTGTGGATTATGACTACCTTGTTGTAACTGTTGGAGCGAAACCAAATACTTTCAACACCCCAGGAGTTGCTGAAAATTGCCATTTCCTGAAGGTCAGTACCTACCTGTGTTATCCGTCATTAGATAGATACAAATTGTACTTCCATTTTTTGATTTATCCCATACTAAACCTTGATCAAATAACTGTGCGTGCTGCTCTGTTTAACATACCTTTATTCATCAAGTTAATGCAATACACTCCAATTGACAATTTTTTCCCAATTGTACTGACAAACTATGCGCTTATCCCCTTTAGTAGGATAGCAGCTTGCATCTATTTGCTGTGTCCTTTCATCATGATAACTATGTGTTGTGTGCTGCTGTGCATTACTTGTGAGTGCGTGCCCTTGAGCGCAAGTGTTTTATAGGTTACATTCTATTGCAAAGCAGCTATATATACATTTTGTACAATTTGTCGTAATTTGATATATCTGTTATTGTGTAGGAAGTAGAAGATGCTCAAAAGATTAGGAAGAGTGTCATGAAATGTTTTGAAAGAGCTGCACTTCCTAATCTTACTGATGAAGAGCGGAAGAAGAACGTTCATTTTGTTGTTATTGGTGGTGGCCCAACAGGGGTAGAATTTGCTGCAGAGTTGCATGACTTTGTCAATGAGGACTTGGCAAAGTTGTATCCTGATGTAAAGAAGTATGTGAATATTTCAGTAATTGAAGCTGGAGAGCATATCCTTACGATGTAAGACCCTTGAGACATCTTCAGCACTTTTTTGTGGCATTTGTAAAATATTCACTTTTGAATTTGTCATTTCTTTTATATTCAACTGAGTAGGAATTTCCTGGCAGCACTAGCACATATATTACAGATACCTTAGATCTGGTGATAATTTTTTTTTCATGTTTCATGCAGGTTTGACAAAAGAATCACCAATTTTGCCGAGGATAAGTTCAAGAGGACAGGCATAGATTTGAAGACAAATTTTAAGGTCGTGAAGGTGTCTGATAAGACGATAACCATGAGTAATCCTTTAACTGGAGAGATTGCTGTTCCTTACGGCCTGGCTGTTTGGTCCACTGGAATCGGAACCCGTCCCATAATTATGGATTTCATGAAGCAAGTTGGTCAGGTATATCCCGGTCTGCATCCATAACAAATCATATTTCACTATTCACATTTAAGATGTTCAATACATTTTTTGTAGGCAAACAGGCGTGTGCTAGCAACTGATGAGTGGCTTAGGGTTCTTGGATGTGACAATGTATATGCACTTGGTGACTGTGCAACTATAAGTCAAAGAAAAGTGATGGTACGCGCATTGATCAATTTTGAAGTATCATTTTAGTTTACCATGTCAGATATTTCAACATTTGAGTTGGACTTGGAAGTTTTATATAGGAGTAACACTTTCAAGTTTTAGGGAATATTTTCTGTTGGTATGATGCTTTAATCGACATGAGTATCCTTTCTTTCTCTCTTGAGGTGGAAAAGTTTAGCTTCTTAGATGATAACCATTCTTCTGTCCCCCTATAGAAGAATGCTCTACATTTGTTTTAGCAAAAAAAAAACCATGCTATGCCAACTAGTATACATGTTTATACTTGATGATTTTCCGGCATTTCAGTGGTTTCTGACATCTGTGTTTGATTATTATTCATTACAGGAAGATGTTGATTCAATCTTCCGGGTAGCAGACAAGGATAATTCTGGCACTCTGTCTGTAAAGAACATAAAAAATGTTCTTGGCGACATCTATCAAAGGTACCCACAGGTGGAGttgtatcttaaaaccaaccaaaTGAAGGGCTTCCATGACCTACTGAAAGACAAGGAGACAGAAGAACTGAACATTGAAGAATTCAAGAAAGCCCTTGCTCAAGTGGACTCGCAAGTCAAGATGCTCCCAGCAACAGCTCAGGTAATTGCTGTGTATGTCTTAGGAACTCAACATTGCCTACTATGCAGAGTGGCAAATCAACTTCAGCGTTGATGATATGCTAAGCATGTAATAATGATTATTCCATGCATCAGGTTGCTGCACAAGAGGGAGCTTATCTGGCAGATTGCTTCAATAGGATGAATACTTGTGAAGAAAATCCTGAAGGCCCTCTGAGGATTAGGGGCGCAGGGCGTCATCGGTTCAAACCTTTCAGGTAATAAATTGGACTGGTTAAAAGTAAACCTTGCATTTTTGCTGTGCAAGGTCAATAAAATGTAAATCTGATTTTTATTATCATCGAGTGCCAGTAAAGGTCTGTAGACATATGTTTGGCAGTTTAGCTATGTCACTCATCGTTCCAAATCAAAGAGGTGCTGATTTGTTGTAGAAATAGAAGAATTTCATTGTCATAGCTATAATTGATCATCCCAAATTGCACATGTACAGGTACAGGCATCTCGGCCAGTTTGCTccgctgggtggagagcagactGCTGCACAGCTGCCTGGTGATTGGGTACATGTAGGCCACAGCACTCAATGGCTGTGGTATTCTGTCTATGCAAGGTAAGTCTCTCGCTATCCAGTATGCTTTGTTCCTTCTCCACTTCAAGCACTGATTGGATGCTGGTTCTAATGGTTATTTATTTACTCTTTACCAAATACAGCAAGCAATTCAGCTGGCGCACACGGATGCTAGTTGTGACTGATTGGGGAAGGCGTTTCCTCTTTGGAAGGGACTCCAGCAGCCTATAAACTGAACTACAGATTGGGTAGTTCGTCTTCTTTTGCCATCTGAGGATCTGCTAGACTCTGATGCTGCCTTCATCATACCGCATCATTCGTTTCGTTCCACAATTTTGAGAGCTCAGTTCGTTAATAGCTTAGCAAGGTTTTGTTCGCAAATTTTGTTCTTGCCAGATACGGTTTATATCCTTTTTATGTCTTGTCTTAATACACCTGCATCGTTCAGGTGTCCCTAGTAGAGATGATCAGAGGACGACTTGTGTCCATCTCATTCATTACGAATATTTGCCCTTCTTTCATGAGAATACAGTCTAGATTCCTCTTTGTTAGAACGATTCATTTGTCTTTTCAAATGAAACTTTGGGCACGGCCGCTGAATAGGGAGCAATCGCCCTGGTTCTTGTGCCTGATTTTATTAATGTGATTCTCGCAGAGCATAATCAATCATCGGTTGATTACGACAACGTCAAATCCCCGCTCCTAGGTTGTGGATCCCCATGACTAATCGGGCGTTGACAACTTGTTTGAGAACAAACCGCACTCCGTACTGACCTCCCACGACACATCCAAGCTGGTTTAACAATGGTCAGTCCTCTGTGGACCCAGAGCTGAGTTGTGGAGTGGAGTTGATCCGAACAGGCACTAATTAGCATTCCACTGATCAACCTCCTGTACCAATGAATGCATGCGGTCGTCTTTTTCGCGGACCGTGGACTCGTGTTCAGTGCCGATGGAGAGGCGACTCTTCTCGGGTGGCCTCCTTGCTCTCTTGGAAAGGTCGCGTACAGCCGCCGTTGCTGCGCAGCCGGCTGTGCCATCGCGTAGTTGCCCACGCCTTATTGATAACGTGATTATAGAGACAAAAGTAACGAACAGCGATCACATTATTGATAACGAATAGGCATCCGTTCGGTAACAAGTCGCGACATTTGCCAAAAGCAACTGTTGGTGATTAGGCAGGGATTAAAATCTTAATTAATTAATACAATTAATTCTCAACACTTCTGAGCCTGCACCACGTGACCCGCATGTTAATGATGATAACATACAACAAGCGCTCAAATTGAAAAAAAAAATTCAACAAATCATACAACGGAATGATTCTGGTAACCATGGCCGCCTATAACTCATAACATGGCCGCCTATAATAATAACATCTACTCCGTATTTTTCGAAGGATGATGGAATATATGGAGCTTTTTTTTTGATGGGATGGAATATACGGAGTTCACCACCATTGATGTTTTATAACTTATACTTCTTCATGTACTCGCGGAATATGACTCGGTCAAAAATGGTTCTATTATCTTCTGATAAAAGCTCCTTTATTGGTCCATATGGTCTATCAAGATCATCAGTGCTCAAAAAGCATGCGATTGAGATACGTGGTTGTACGGTTGGTTTGAGCAGAACCCGGTGCTCCACGCTCTTGAACCCCCCGTTTGTAATAATCTACACAATTGTGAAAAGAAGAAATAAGAAATTTGATTTCAAACAAATCCATCATAGTGATCAATGAGCGTTGGTGATTAATTTATTAAAAATGTTTATGGCTAATTCATTTTGAAATTattaaaaaataaaactattcttTATAAAATTACCTTTTTCTTAAATTTTGAACTTGTTTCAAAACCGTCCATAAATCTTTAATAACAAATAAAAATCAATTTTGGAAAACGTGACATTAACAACAAGAATAAAAATATGCATGTGATTGGTCCAATATCAATTGGTAACGTCATTTCATATAGTTTTTTCCCTATTTACTAATAGTTCAGAGTTTATGCACTATTTTGATATAATTTTAAAATTAAAGACTAGAACTTGAGATAATGAAAGATTTGAAAATATATTGTATTCAATCTTATATCAACACCCATTCACAAAAAAGAGGTACTAAAAAATACATAATTTATATATTAGATTAAATTGGGATACAATTGTATACTaacaataaaaaataattatTTGAAAATAAAATTTATAGTAGAATATTGTAAGTAAAAAATATTCCtaacggagggagtagaagatAAGATAATTGACTTATGATCGGAAGTAAATAAACATTTAAATATGTTTTTCATATGAATGAATGTATAAATATATAACTGATGTATATCAATTTGGTTAGGTGAAAGTGTGACGATACCTGCATCATGTCACCCATATTTGCCAGCAATGCACCCTTGACTGGAGGAACATCGATCCAAACATCTTGATGAAGAACTTGAAGGCCGCCGACACTGTCTTGGAGGAGCAAGGTCAGAAACCCAAGGTCGGTATGCTTGGTCCCACCCATGGTCAAATGTGGCTCTGGACATATCGGGAAATAGTGACACGCCATTGACCTTGAGTTGAAGCATCTTGTGGTCGCTAGATAATCACTTCCAAGACCTAAAGCTTCTGATAATAACTCAGACAACTTCCTCATAACTCCATCGATGCCTTCCATGTACCTCCTCACTTCTTCTCTGTACACTTTCACAATGTTATAAAAAAGATCGTTTTATCTTTATTATAAACAAAAACACCCTTCACTTTAGTTATAAATTAAAGATTGATCTCTATTATATTAGAAAGAAAATTACATTTGGTTTTCTAGATTGGAGTGATATATTAATACTAAAGTAACCAAATTTAAAGTCATTTACATCCTCATAGAA from Triticum urartu cultivar G1812 chromosome 3, Tu2.1, whole genome shotgun sequence encodes:
- the LOC125548100 gene encoding external alternative NAD(P)H-ubiquinone oxidoreductase B3, mitochondrial-like, whose amino-acid sequence is MSTGGASLVRRALEAVRRTPRWQKRLVVLTVGAGTLSYACQDNRVLQISDGTGGKKKVVILGTGWAGASFLRNIDTSLYDVHVVSPRNYFMFTPLLPSVTCGTVEARSIVEPIRNIVRKRGGAFRFWEAECYKIDPKSKKIHCKSGDGTNADANGEFVVDYDYLVVTVGAKPNTFNTPGVAENCHFLKEVEDAQKIRKSVMKCFERAALPNLTDEERKKNVHFVVIGGGPTGVEFAAELHDFVNEDLAKLYPDVKKYVNISVIEAGEHILTMFDKRITNFAEDKFKRTGIDLKTNFKVVKVSDKTITMSNPLTGEIAVPYGLAVWSTGIGTRPIIMDFMKQVGQANRRVLATDEWLRVLGCDNVYALGDCATISQRKVMEDVDSIFRVADKDNSGTLSVKNIKNVLGDIYQRYPQVELYLKTNQMKGFHDLLKDKETEELNIEEFKKALAQVDSQVKMLPATAQVAAQEGAYLADCFNRMNTCEENPEGPLRIRGAGRHRFKPFRYRHLGQFAPLGGEQTAAQLPGDWVHVGHSTQWLWYSVYASKQFSWRTRMLVVTDWGRRFLFGRDSSSL